AAATATTCGACCATTGCATCTTTGCACTATTTCAGATCAGTCCAAATGCGATTATATTCGATGCACAAGCGTGAATTTGTCATGGTTTTCGTTGCATTCTTCGCGTGTTTTGGACTCGCTGTATTCATTGGCCTAGCAGGTATTTTGGATAACAAACTTGAAACGAAACTCCATTCAAGAAATTCCACACTTGATCATGTTTTTCACTCACAGGTCCACCAATAACTTCAACCACAGAGCAAAAGGCCCATTTGAACGGCAGCGAAATGGCCACAGGACCATACATTATGCGGACACCTGCCCTTTCTACCTACAGCCAGCAGCTTTGGGTCATCGCGAAATTGTCCACCTCGAACGTTGACAGTAAGCAAACCTTGCAATTATCTTTGACCTAATGTTTTCGCTTTTCGAATTCATGTTTCAACATTTCCCAGATGAAAAATACGACGAGAGTTTTCAAGTCAGCGTCTCCGTCGACGGTCAAGCGTCAGATCGCAAAGCTGTATCCATTTTGGCACCAGAGGCTGGCCACAACAGGTATAGTCAgatgattttgttttttattttaactgGTCATTACTACCTCAAATTTCACACTATTCATTCTCTAGGACGAGGCATCTCAAGTGTGAACGCCAATCTTGCGAGGAGTTAGTTGTGGTGCACCTCGGTTTCCTCGACTATCCGCATTACATCATTACTGTGCGTTTCCATGGCCTAGAAAGTTTTTATCAGCGATACATCATTCGTGACCTCACATTCTATGTTAGTGAGAATGTGACGTTGTCTTTACAGAGTACTCATTTCGGTTATCACTTCATTACTAACGAAGTTTTCTTTCACAGTTCAAAAATTACAATCCGGCATTCACGCAGATTGAGATATGGTTCAGGTTGATCTTTCTTCTGGCAACATTCATAGTAACGGTATATCacacattttattacattaagATTGAACTTGATCACGTTACtgtaattttcacaatttcatgATGTTGTATTATATAATTCAGTGTTGGTTTGGTCATTCACTGCGAAAATATCCTGTCCACGATTGGTCCATCGAACAGAAGTGGTTGTCCATTCTCCTGCCACTCCTGATTCTTTATAACAGTAAGTTTTTCATCTGATTATGATCGTTATTCCAATAAACAAGGTACGGAACAATGTTAGTTTAGAACATCTGTCATTTCACTGACCCCTGCTGATCGCTTGACTGACAGAAAATACAGCtgttaatatttattcgaGTGTAAAATACTGAACGCTGGATGTCGAGATATTTTGTCAATTGATGATGAACTTCGTATTTTCCTGTCCTAGATCCACTTTTTCCAATGACTTTTTTGGTGAATTCTTGGGTACCTGGAATGCTGGATGCCATACTGCAAACAACCTTTTTATGTGCTATTCTCATGTTTTGGCTCTGTGTCTATCACGGTCTACGACAGGTGCGCATTCAAACTGCAATGGCTTCATTAATATCATCATTAAAATTAGCGTGTGAACCAGGTAAACCCAGATtaccaaataataaaagttcactttttttatttgtctatTTGCATTTAGAATGAGAGGCGACTGGCCACATTTTACCTACCCAAACTGGTAGTTGTTGGAATGCTATGGGGTGCAGCCCTAACTCTTGCCATGTGGCTACGGTGCACCGAACTCGAAGACCCTACCTACAATTACGTCCTAGATACTTCAAATTATTACGTAAGTCTGTCTTTTTCAAGGTTATTCTCAAATAGTCCCGACAGTGGTACTTTCCAACCTTTGCTTAATCAACAAATGTTCATTTAATACTTTCAGGGGTTCAAGGTATTCTTCTTCACAGTTGGAGGAGTTTATGTGGCATATCTTCTTTTGTTGATACTGC
This is a stretch of genomic DNA from Neodiprion fabricii isolate iyNeoFabr1 chromosome 2, iyNeoFabr1.1, whole genome shotgun sequence. It encodes these proteins:
- the LOC124176830 gene encoding transmembrane protein 181 isoform X1, translating into MELAEFQWNKRMSNYVIRMSKMNGASLGYSYHLPSGGWNFKIRNALSQFSDIFSEFNKYIAPAYHHDRCERSVQMRLYSMHKREFVMVFVAFFACFGLAVFIGLAGPPITSTTEQKAHLNGSEMATGPYIMRTPALSTYSQQLWVIAKLSTSNVDNEKYDESFQVSVSVDGQASDRKAVSILAPEAGHNRTRHLKCERQSCEELVVVHLGFLDYPHYIITVRFHGLESFYQRYIIRDLTFYFKNYNPAFTQIEIWFRLIFLLATFIVTCWFGHSLRKYPVHDWSIEQKWLSILLPLLILYNNPLFPMTFLVNSWVPGMLDAILQTTFLCAILMFWLCVYHGLRQNERRLATFYLPKLVVVGMLWGAALTLAMWLRCTELEDPTYNYVLDTSNYYGFKVFFFTVGGVYVAYLLLLILRAYSELRSMPYFDLRLRFLTLLAGVVAGVCTLVTTRHFGTGVFEDSFASRLSTYYRTSAQFMALYGLLNFYLYTMAYVYAPALQQVYGQHSSITKDNPAFSMINESDEDVIYGSDEESRRPLTRPPRNTDDSD
- the LOC124176830 gene encoding transmembrane protein 181 isoform X2, giving the protein MSKMNGASLGYSYHLPSGGWNFKIRNALSQFSDIFSEFNKYIAPAYHHDRCERSVQMRLYSMHKREFVMVFVAFFACFGLAVFIGLAGPPITSTTEQKAHLNGSEMATGPYIMRTPALSTYSQQLWVIAKLSTSNVDNEKYDESFQVSVSVDGQASDRKAVSILAPEAGHNRTRHLKCERQSCEELVVVHLGFLDYPHYIITVRFHGLESFYQRYIIRDLTFYFKNYNPAFTQIEIWFRLIFLLATFIVTCWFGHSLRKYPVHDWSIEQKWLSILLPLLILYNNPLFPMTFLVNSWVPGMLDAILQTTFLCAILMFWLCVYHGLRQNERRLATFYLPKLVVVGMLWGAALTLAMWLRCTELEDPTYNYVLDTSNYYGFKVFFFTVGGVYVAYLLLLILRAYSELRSMPYFDLRLRFLTLLAGVVAGVCTLVTTRHFGTGVFEDSFASRLSTYYRTSAQFMALYGLLNFYLYTMAYVYAPALQQVYGQHSSITKDNPAFSMINESDEDVIYGSDEESRRPLTRPPRNTDDSD